taattatcATTCATTGTTGAATTTAGAGAAGAAATAAAGTATGGTCATACTTGCAAATAACACCATTTAGGTCTGAGAGGGTTAAGACTACAAAGACTCATTTTAATAGTTCCtttaaaagttgatttattCGACTGGGTCAACGGGTGTAATGATCAGAGGATGTGAGTTCTGCCCTTGCTCACATTCTCCAGGACTGAAATATGGATAGAGCTTTTCAGGAAAAGACTGCCCAGTGAAAGAATAGATATGATACCTGGCTTCAACATCATAAAAAGAGACCAAACCCTGCTCAAAATCCACAAACACTCCCACTTTTACTGGCTTCTCTTTCAAGGTGAGAGGGACAGGAAGGCGGTCATTCGCTGCATACTCAGTCCACTTCCTCAGCCATATAGTCCAATATCCATTCTCTGGGTTGAGTCCAATATCCCCTTTTCTGTCTATGGATTCTTTTGCCACACCTAAATCCCAATCCATCCCACTGACTTGAACCTCATAGTAAAATTTCTGTGAGGAGAACCCCTCCTTTCCTAAGACACATGAGCAATAATTAAACCTTTTTGGGGTGTCAGGAATGTTCTGTGACTTGCCGGTATTCCAGACCGTTTTCCCATCGTCAGACAGCATGAGCTCAGGATGAGCTGTATCAGGGTCAAGTGTCACATCCactaaaaaatgatataaaggTTCATGTAAACTTTTGGCCAAGTCATTATTTCCCTTTTATTCATGTAAAACTttatttggtgcttaagaaatcAGTATAAAGggttattttcttttctgttaTAAAGTTTAAGGCCCCCCATATAATCCTGGTGTAACGTCATCAGGCTAAAACAAAGTTTGTTTCAGGAGTTTGTTCTATGGTTATTTTGTTTGGAAAGCACACAGCACATTACATATTCATCTAAACACCACTCTCAACAGCATGGGTCATGTCGGGATGCTAGCTATCAGTATCAGTATCCTATTTAAAGCAGGATggactctgattggctgtcagtgtttttgtcttttatcaGCTGGAATAAAAAATTATTCTCAAAGTGATTTAAACTATATAtgtccttggtgtgaatgggccttaaGGTCCTGATATACTCACAGCGAAGTTCCTTTTTATTCTTTGGTCAAGGGTAAAAAGAAGTATTTTAAACTAACTTAGACAAAAacactgacagccaatcagagtccatcctgctttaaagagctcagccatttaaagcggcagacgcTAAAACAGCAGCACATAAACAGTTATTGTCCATTGGTGAGGATCctaatatagttattgttattgtttagtATGAACGGGCCTTTAGTTTAACTGTTAATTTTTAGTATGCTAAATGTAACTTTAAGCAGTCAGATTTACCATACCTGCATAATGTTTTATACTCCGCAGATCTCTGCCAACTAcaacaagaatgaaaaaaatatgtttctgTCTGATTAAAGAGTGTATGGAGTAAATATAATAGGTTACATGGTGAATATTTACCAGTTTCTCTCATTTTCTCATCCAGGACGCTCTGAAGATGTGATATGGTCTTCCTCAGAATACCTCCATGTTCAAGAGTGCTAAAGCTGATGTTTTTTGAGCGGTTGGTATATTTGGGGTCGCGCAGGAGGCTAATAATCTACAACAGAGGGGAAAAGGCCCTTAAACCAAGTGTGCACGTGGCTTCATTTCTTACCATGGTTTGTTGACAGAGACTGACTTGTGTGAAATCCATAGGATGTGAGAGCTTCTCCAGCTCAGTTTGTCTTCTCTTTAGCTCCACAATCTCTTCATCTAGCTCTCTGATGAGCTTTTCTCCTCGTCTTTCTGTTTCTTTATGCTTTTTCTCTGTGAGCTCAA
The sequence above is a segment of the Onychostoma macrolepis isolate SWU-2019 chromosome 07, ASM1243209v1, whole genome shotgun sequence genome. Coding sequences within it:
- the LOC131544039 gene encoding zinc-binding protein A33-like isoform X1; translated protein: MASSSSVSEVSLTCSICLDVFTDPVTTSCGHNFCMVCIRSHRDRSPCSRCPLCGKALDSKQDFNINRIIKEIAEGIKRKRVEEKSEVSCDSCPKKKMRTAIKSCLHCATSFCESHLEPHKTAEKLMKHKLINPVKNLEEYICKNHERPLDLYCRDDQTAICQFCTESDHKTHNTVPLEKESLKLLMNKKIAVQQKVQDRFRKIKEIKHSLRFNKQAKEKETDENIKFFKDVFDRSNAELLELTEKKHKETERRGEKLIRELDEEIVELKRRQTELEKLSHPMDFTQIISLLRDPKYTNRSKNISFSTLEHGGILRKTISHLQSVLDEKMRETVGRDLRSIKHYAVDVTLDPDTAHPELMLSDDGKTVWNTGKSQNIPDTPKRFNYCSCVLGKEGFSSQKFYYEVQVSGMDWDLGVAKESIDRKGDIGLNPENGYWTIWLRKWTEYAANDRLPVPLTLKEKPVKVGVFVDFEQGLVSFYDVEARYHIYSFTGQSFPEKLYPYFSPGECEQGQNSHPLIITPVDPVE
- the LOC131544039 gene encoding zinc-binding protein A33-like isoform X2 translates to MASSSSVSEVSLTCSICLDVFTDPVTTSCGHNFCMVCIRSHRDRSPCSRCPLCGKALDSKQDFNINRIIKEIAEGIKRKRVEEKSEVSCDSCPKKKMRTAIKSCLHCATSFCESHLEPHKTAEKLMKHKLINPVKNLEEYICKNHERPLDLYCRDDQTAICQFCTESDHKTHNTVPLEKESLKLLMNKKIAVQQKVQDRFRKIKEIKHSLRFNKQAKEKETDENIKFFKDVFDRSNAELLELTEKKHKETERRGEKLIRELDEEIVELKRRQTELEKLSHPMDFTQIISLLRDPKYTNRSKNISFSTLEHGGILRKTISHLQSVLDEKMRETVDVTLDPDTAHPELMLSDDGKTVWNTGKSQNIPDTPKRFNYCSCVLGKEGFSSQKFYYEVQVSGMDWDLGVAKESIDRKGDIGLNPENGYWTIWLRKWTEYAANDRLPVPLTLKEKPVKVGVFVDFEQGLVSFYDVEARYHIYSFTGQSFPEKLYPYFSPGECEQGQNSHPLIITPVDPVE